CGTGTCTTCTGTATGTGGGTTTCTGGAATTGAGAGTGGAGGTACACGCAGGCGCAGTGGGTTCTGATCGCGGGAGGGGGATTTTGAAGAGGCCCGTGGGCTTTAATGCGCAGGCGCAGACCGGGCGAGGCTTCCCGGTGGATAGGTTTTGCGGCTGCGCTGTCCTCCAGCCCCGCCAGCGGCCCCCTAATCGCCCTCTTTAACCGCTGGTTACATCAGCCAGCGAGGAGCAGGGTTACTGGACGACTGGTGACACCTCCTAGAGTGGGTAACAACCTGAATGAGTAAAGAGGGTCGAGAAGGGTGGATTGTAGAGGGAGAAACACCCCCGCATCCCTCCCCCCGCAGGGTTTGGGGCGTAAGGCTGCGGGAAATGATGGTCTTTTCTGTTTGGGAGGTAATATGTCTGAGCTAGGTAATTCCAAATCTGCACTCTCTGAGCTTCCACCTTTACATCTGGGGTGAGTTATTTGTTGTAGAATGTGGTAGATTTGTCTTTTGGAAACATGCAGCCCTCGCCCTCTTGCAGAAAGTGAAATGGTTGTGTTGAGTTGGCTTTTACAGCAATTGACAACCTTTGGTTATTTGAGGTCTAGTTTACTGGTATTTGGAGGAAATGGGTTTTTatgcctgtttttctttctctatataaAGTGAGAATTTGAAAATCTTGTTGATTAATTGGTTTGTAACCTAAATGATCATCTTCACATATTATGTGGTTCTAGCATACCAAGTCCTTTGAAATCAGTTTTATAAGAGGCATTGAACATAATCTAAATAActactttctcatttcctttttttataggGGACAAAGCACAGGAAAGGGACCCCCACAGTCACCGGTGAGTGCCTTTTCCCCCCCTGCCTAGGGCCCAGAGACCTTAAAGATATACGTATGTGTGGCGATATAGGGCAGATTAGTGCAGAAATAGTCAGGTGGGTTCAGAAGCGCAAGGGGTTCAGCACATACAAGGTGGGTGTACGTGCAACGTGGACATTTTGAAGGAAGATGAGATGGTGACTGGCCGTTCCTTTATTTGTCTCTCTCCTGTGTTACTGACAGGTGTTTGAGGGTGTCTACAACAATTCCAGAATGCTGCATTTCCTTACAGCTGTTGTGGTAAGTGTGTACCTAACCCCTAGGTTGAGGAATGTAATGCATCAGTTTGCTAGAGGcactcttcttttcttccccccactCTTTCAGGGCTCCACTTGTGATGTAAAGGTAAAGAATGGTACTACCTATGAAGGTATCTTCAAGACGCTGAGCTCAAAGGTTAGTGTATTCAAATTACCTTAGTTTTGGAGTTACATaggaggaagaggggggagaTGAAATAGGCTCATTGAAGATGGTAAATTGAGTGGTGTTGGACAACATTGTGGCTGTACTCATTTATAAAAGTACTTATGTTTTTGTCTTTACATTTCTTGATACTGACCCTTGGGTGTTGGGAAATGGGACTTTTTTAGTTTGAACTGGCAGTGGATGCTGTGCACCGGAAAGCATCGGAGCCAGCAGGTGGTCCTCGTCGGGAAGACATTGTGGACACCATGGTGTTTAAGCCAAGTGATGTCATGCTTGTCCACTTCCGCAATGTTGACTTCAATTATGCCACTAAAGGTATTTATTGAGCCACGCTTTTATGTCAGACCTGCTTCTTGAGTAGAGGGCAGAGAACGTGATGGCTTgattctcctcttccctccccctctttaCCATCTTCATTTATGTCTGAGGAAGAAGGCTAGAGTTTTCTTCTTGAGGATATGTCTTAAAGTCTAAGATAGAGTGGAGTGAATTCCAGCCTGTATTGTGGTTCTTCATACATTCCTTGCTTTGTTTTCAACTTCTTGCTTCTTTTGCACTCTTAGAACGAGACTTTTTATTCTGCACTCCaccccttgcccccacccccctaTGTCTGACACACAGAAACCTCTTTGCTTCTGTGGTGGGAGGGGTGTTAGAAAGAAGGCTGTGAAATGTCACCTGACTCCTGATCCTCAATCTGCCCTCACAGACAAGTTCACTGATTCAGCCATTGCCATGAACTCGAAGGTGAATGGGGAGCACAAAGAGAAGGTGCTTCAGCGCTGGGAGGGGGGTGACAGCAACAGCGACGACTACGACCTCGAGTCGGACATGGTACAGTCTCCTTCCCTGAGAACCGGGGAGCTGGGGGGCTCTGCTGCCGGAGGGCGGGGTGTTGATATGATGACGTTCTTGGAACCAAGAGTTGCTGGGATGGGCAGGGGGGAATTCTTTTACTATTGCTTATCGATGGCAGTCAGATTCTAATGGAAAGgtacagaaaataatgaaaatacctGTTTTTCCATCATCTGTGATTGacagctgttaacatttgcttcaAGTTAACATAGATCAGATTGAGTACTTGTGTAGGCTCATTTCCCTTCCTCAAAACAACTACCTTGagcatttaaaatttctcattagTGAGTGCATTGTTATTTCACTGTATTAATTTGTCTAAAATTTACtctttttgcctatttttgaatttttaccaTTGGTACGTAGATCTCGTCATTGCTCTTAACTATTGTGTACTGTTCTACAAAACAAATTGTGTTTATCCCTTTCCTTACTGATGGGTGGAGGGTTTCTGCTATTATTTTGACATGAAAAATGGCACCTTATTGAATTTTTAGAACGTGTATCCCTATGTGTATATGCCAGAATTTCTCTGGGGTTTAAACCTGGAAATGGATGTTAGGTTTTGAAGGCTTCTCTTTTACTGGATGTTGCTGATTTGTACTGCAATCAGTAGAACTAGTTGACAGTCCCACTAGCCATGTTACTTTTTTTCCACTTGTGGTTTGGCTAGATTTTTAGAATTTCAACCTGCTGGAGGAGAAAGACAGGTTATTGTTGCTTTCCTTGCTGGGTTTTAAAacattctccctcttcctttagTCCAATGGATGGGACCCCAATGAAATGTTCAAGTTCAATGAGGAGAACTACGGTGTAAAAACCACTTATGACAGCAGTCTCTCTTCTTATACGTGAGTGTCTTGGTGCTTCTCACGTGGTGCAGTTTGAGGTGTGGGGTCATGAACAGAAGGCGGGTCTCCAGGTGGAGCAGAGCTTTTGTATGTGCTTTTCTGGGTGTCCAGAttgccctctccccactcccaatcTGCCCTGTGCACTGCTCCCACAAaggttttctcctcttcttaacCTTGATTCCATGGGTAGAATTAACTTTTCTTGTCCATACTTTCCCTCTAAAACCTGAACAAATTTGTATACGTGTGTAAGTGTCCCTCAGATTCAGAGATAGGCCTTGTTGCTCCGCCTGGGGCCCTACTGGATGCCAGTTCAGTATATGCTGAGTTGTTGAAGGGTTTAAACACTCACATATCTGAGCTGGTGATAGGACTGATAGAAATGTCTTCCCTTTTCCCCCTCTTGTCCTGTGGCACTGGGATGGTGGTGGTTCTCTCAGGGTGCCCTTAGAGAAGGACAACTCAGAAGAATTTCGTCAGCGGGAGCTGCGTGCAGCCCAATTGGCTCGAGAGATTGAATCAAGCCCCCAGTACCGCCTGCGGATCGCCATGGAGAACGATGACGGGCGCACCGAAGAGGAGAAGCACAGTGCAGTTCAGCGACAGGGTTCAGGGCGAGAGAGCCCCAGCTTGGCATCTAGGTGATTGCTGGGGTGGCTGGTCGGTGGGGGGCTCACTGCTCAGGCCAAGAGCCTGGTATACTCTTGTTGAAGCCTCACAACCATTTAGGTTAATACatagttatttccagtttttaagtTTAGGAGACCGAAGTCTAGAAccgttaagtgatttgcccaaggtaacAAAGCTGAAGCTTATGGACTAAAGACAGGTTTTGTTGAGCTTTttgatacatattctttttttctgtgaatatttATTCATACGTTTTACTTTTCCCTTTGTGAAAATGAAACTGAAGTGTGCGGTATCTTATAAACGCTCCACCTTAAACCACAACATGACACTATCTTTATTGTGGGTCAGGAGGGTTAGAATGGTGGAGCACTGGTTGCTTTGTTCTGGTCAGATTTTGATGCAACATAGGGTCATCCTCCTGGAGTCACAGAACATATGACTAAGATAGCTCTTCAAGTGAAACAGTTCAGAAAACCAAAgccaggcgtgtgtgtgtgtgtgtgtgtgtgtgtgtgtgtgtgtgtgtgtgtgtgtgtgtgtgtgtgtgtgtgtgtgtgtgtgtgtgtgtgtgtgtgtgtgtgtaaggcagGAAGTGGACTTTAGAAGGAGGGGTTCATCTTTGTAAAATGTGTTTGTGGCTACTTGATGTTATTTGAACTCTCTCCCCAGGGAGGGAAAGTATATCCCTCTACCCCAACGAGTTCGGGAAGGTCCCCGGGGAGGAGTTCGATGCAGTAGTTCTCGGGGCGGCCGGCCTGGCCTTAGCTCTTTGCCACCTCGTGGCCCTCACCATCTTGACAATAGCAGCCCTGGCCCAGGTTCTGAGACACGTGGTATCAATGGAGGTGAGTTACGAAGCAGACTTgtaaggggcagggagggggatggTAAGGAGGTGGGAAAGACAAAAGAATTTAGATGGGTTGGAAGGAAGATGTGTTGATAGTAATGTAATAGAAGGAACTCTGCctcttttttcccatctttaaaaaaaaaaaaaaatataggccCTTCCCGCATGTCCCCTAAGGCACAGCGGCCTCTGAGAGGTGCCAAGACTCTGTCTTCCCCCAGCAGCAGGCCTTCTGGAGAAGCTTCTGTTCCACCTCCTCCTGCAGGTAAGATTCCAGTGGTGTTTACATGAAGAAATAGATAGAAATTTGTGAAGGGATATAAATGTCAGTTGTTACAGTGCTGGGATGGGAGACAGTTTCAAGATATGAAAGGTGTTTTGGAGACTTGGATTTATGCTTTTTAGAAAATAAGTTTTCAGTTTCCCTTGTGCGGAAAGTCCAGCTTGGCCATTGTGTCTGGCCAGCAGATGTCTTTTGTTTAAGTTAGTCACCAACGTTTTAAGACAGGAGAAATCATAGaaaatttctgatttcttttgaaaTACAGAAAGTTCTGCCAACACTGAACCTGTCTTGCTGCATAGTTCTGGTTGGTTGGAACTGAGTCATTACCGCCCCTTTCAGCATTCCAGTCTTTCATGGTACCCATGAGGCCATTTTAACTGCTTAAACTTAACCTGCCTTGCCGTTCTAAGCATTTAGGTTTGTGACCTTGTGGATAAACTTTTCTTGGTGTTTCTCGTGAGTCCTTGGTACCCATTGCTCATTGACCAGCAGTGACTATCACATGGCTCTCCCTTCTCTTCCAGTTGGCCGGATGTACCCCCCACGTTCTCCGAAGtctgctgcccctgccccagtCTCAGCTTCCTGCCCTGAGCCTCCCATTGGCTCAGCGGTACCGACTTCTTCAGCTTCCATCCCCGTGACATCATCAGTTGGGGATCCTGGAGTAGGCTCCATTTCCCCTGCTTCTCCAAAGATCTCACTGGCCCCCACAGATGGTAAGAACCACCTGATTGAGGGCTGTGGACAGTGGGAAGTGTGGTTCTGGACAGAAGGGCCTTCATGCATCTCTCCTTTCTTGCTCAGTAAAAGAACTCCCAACCAAGGAACCTGGGAGAACGCTGGAGTCCCAGGAGCTGTCCCGGATAGCTGGGAAAGGtaaggattgttttgttttgttttgttttgtttttcctgccagAGTCTAATACCCCTTTGATTAGGAGAGCATTTCAGTTAGGGAACTTGTTGGAATTCAGAAACAGACAATGTGTACCAGCCCTTTGATCCTAACTTAAAGGGTTCTAAAGAGTTTGGTTTTttccttggtttttttgtttttttttttttgtcttttgagatGCCATGTAGCCACcttcaagaaaagaaatatgcatttttctccttttttgctaTTTCTCATAGTCCCTGGCCTTCAGAACGAGCAGAAACGCTTTCAACTGGAAGAACTGAGAAAATTTGGGGCCCAGTTTAAGGTGAGAAAAGTGTGGGAATGCACTAGGATGTTCACAGGATAGAGATGGcgggaaggggttgggggaggtttATGAAATAGGCACCGTTGTGGCATCAAGAGATGTGAGCAGGTGAAGGAAGCAAGGTGGGCCTGGGGTCTGGCCTGGACAGTCCTCTGTATGTTGTATATATGTTCTCTCCTTCCAGCTTCAGCCCAGTAGCTCCCCTGAGACCAGCCTGGATCCTTTTCCTCCCCGGATCCTAAAGGAGGAGGccaaagggaaggagaaggaggtcGATGGTCTTTTGGCTTCAGAGCCCATGGGGTCCCCTGTTTCCTCCAAGACAGAATCCGTATCGGATAAGGAGGACAAACCACCCCTGCCACCAGCAGGAGGCACCGAGGGGTCAGATCAGCCCCCCCCACCTTGCCCGAGCCAAACCGGCAGCCCCCCAATGGGCCTCATCAAGGGAGATGACAAGGACGAGGGCCCTGTTGCTGAGTGAGTGGGGTTTGGAGCTGGGTGGGTGTTGCGTGATGAGGGCCAGACTGTGAggatttacttaatttttctctcaTAGGCAAGTGAAGAAGTCAACATTGAACCCTAATGCCAAGGAGTTCAATCCCACTAAGCCCCTGCTGTCTGTGGTGAGATGGGATGGGGGAATGTGGGCTTTGGTTTCCATGAGGGAGACTTGGGAGCAGGGTGTTAGAGCAGTGGAGGGGGAGCACCTGACTGTCAGGCAGCGAGAGGAGACATTGTCAAAGTGTGTAGGGACCACAACAGTTGGGGAAACAGGTCTCAGAGCTGGGTGGCAAGGGATCGTGATGCGTCTGACAAACAGATATTTGTGGGTTTCTCCCTGGGACTTAGCATTTGGTTCAGGGGGGATCTGAGTGGTAATTAGGAGCATAGACTTCATTTGGACCCACTGACTTGGCTTGATCCTTTGTGCTTGTGAGCTTTGTGGTCTTGGAtaagccacttaacctctctgcctcagtttcctcacctatattTGAGAAAGCCCGTCTCGTAGGGTTTGATGTAAGGCTTACCCAAGATGAGGTGTAGGGTGTGTTTGGCGCACAGCACTCTGTGGATGCTATtgaatggggagggggtgggttaCAGAAGTCATTAAGGTAATCTTATACatgtcctcctttgtctcttaCAGAATAAATCCACCAGTACTCCAACTTCTCCTGGGCCCCGGACTCATTCAACTCCCTCCATCCCGGTGCTGACAGCAGGCCAGAGTGGGCTCTATAGCCCCCAGTACATTTCCTACATACCTCAGATCCACATGGGGCCAGCTGTTCAGGTGAGAGAAGAGACTGGGTGGGCCCAGGGGGGTTAGAGGTTTGGCTGCACTGCCTGAGGGACCGAGTCAAGCCTGTTCTGAGCATTTGTAAGCGAGTCGTTCAGCCTCACCTGTGCTCTTGCCCCTAGGCACCTCAGATGTATCCATATCCTGTGTCCAACTCAGTGCCTGGACAGCAGGGCAAGTACCGGGGAGCAAAAGGTGAGCAGGGTCAGGAGGGGCAGTCGGTGGCACTGCCCAGGGCCTGCTGGCAGATGGAGCTTGAGTTCTGCACTGTTTCCCCCCCGCCTGcaggctccctgcccccccagcGCTCGGACCAACACCAGCCAGCCTCGGCCCCGCCGATGATgcaggccgccgccgccgcgggcccaCCTCTGGTGGCTGCCACACCTTATTCTTCCTACATCCCTTACAATCCACAGCAGTTCCCAGGCCAGCCCGCCATGATGCAGCCCATGGCCCACTACCCCTCGCAGGTGACTGAGGCATGGGAAGAAGGTGGGCTGCAGAACCCCTACTTAGAAAGCCCGTCTTCTCCACCTCCCAGACTCCGAGGAGCTggtgagggaggcaggcagagttGTGGGTGGTGGTGTCCAACTTGGGCTTTAGTCCTGGCTCTGGTAGGGCCTGTGCAAGGCAGTGGATCCCTGGCGTTGGTTTCTTCCCTGTGAAGTGCGGCATCTCCTTGGGAGGGCTGTCGTGAGTGTGTAGCTGGCTGGTCATGACAAGGCCGCAGTGGCTCTGTGCCCGAGTTGCTGGGCAGCAGGATGTGCCTGCTGAGCAGACCGCTTCTCTCCTCGCCCTTCCAGCCGGTGTTTGCCCCCATGCTTCAGAGCAACCCACGCATGCTGACGTCGGGGAGCCATCCCCAGGCCATTGTGTCATCCTCCACCCCTCAGTACCCTTCTGCAGAGCAGCCCACCCCCCAAGCCCTTTATGGTGAGTTCTGTACTCTCCCCCCTCCAGGCTGTGCTCCTCAGCCCCCTCTGGTGTGCTCAgcactctttctctccccctttcctgCTGTAGCCACTGTTCACCAGTCCTATCCACACCATGCTACGCAGCTCCATGCCCACCAGCCGCAGCCAGCCACCACGCCTACTGGGAGCCAGCCGCAGTCCCAGCATGCGGCCCCCAGTCCCGTCCAGGTGCCTGCCGTGGGGGATCCCAGTGGGCAGGGCAGGAGTGGACGGCTGGGAGAGAGGGGTAGGGCTAGGGGTCGTTCCCCAGCAGGGAGAACCAGGGGTCAGCGGGCGGTAGGCCTGGGTACAGGAGGAGAAAGTGGCACTCACCCTTCACCTCCCCCTGACAGCACCAGGCGGGGCAGGCCCCACACCTGGGCAGTGGACAGCCACAGCAGAACCTGTACCACCCGGGGGCCCTGACAGGCACACCGCCTTCTCTGCCACCGGGACCTTCTGCCCAGTCCCCTCAGAGCAGCTTCCCCCAACCAGCCGCTGTGTATGCCATCCATGCCCACCAGCAGCTGCCCCACGGCTTCACCAACATGGCCCATGTTACCCAGGTAAGAGGCCACGCGACCTGCTTTGTCACGAGGACTTGAACGATGGGGCCACCCCATCCCTGAATCCTTTGTACTCTTGACACTGGGATTCTCAGAGCCCGTGTTGAGCTCCTGTGGTGCTCCCAGCTCCTTTTTGTTCTCTGCAGGCCCATGTCCAAACTGGAATCACAGCAGCCCCGCCCCCTCACCCTGGGGCTCCCCACCcgccccaggtgatgctgctgcacCCACCCCAGAGCCATGGGGGCCCCCCCCAAGGCGCAGTGCCCCAGAGTGGGGTGCCTGCACTCTCAGCTTCCACACCCTCACCCTACCCCTACATCGGACACCCCCAAGGTGAGCAGCCTGGCCAGGCGCCTGGATTTCCAGGAGGAGCCGATGACAGGATTCGTGAGTTCTCGTTAGCCGGGGGAATTTGGCATGGAAGATCTGATGGGCTGCAGGTGGGGCAGGATGCACGGGTTCTGGGCGGGGAGTGAGGGGTCTTGGAGGCAGGGCCGTCCCACAGGGCGCCTGCCGACCTGCACCTGTCTGTGAAGTGTGTAGGGTGGGCAGAAGCCACAGTCGCCGCCGCCAGGGGCTTGCTCCTGGCTCTGTCCTTTGCTTCCCTCCGTCCTCGCTCAGTTGTGATCcagcagcccccctccccactgcctccccagCTCTCAGTGACCCCGACTGTCTCCTGACTTAGCCGAGGTAAGGTCAGCGCAGCAGacagggccaggctggggtgtggggggctgAGCTGGGCACATGAGGAAGGGCTCTGGCTCACTGGGAAACGGCGATTGATCTGTGCTTCTGACAGCCCCATGAGACACCTTGAGGAGGCCGCTCCTACCAacactccccccacaccccacactgGATGGCATTGGATGAAGGGACAGCTGCTTGGGTTCTAATGCTCctgctctcttctctttcccctccaaCCAGTTCAATCTCATCCCTCCCAGCAGCTCCCCTTCCACCCCCCGGGGAACTGAAGATTGTCCTGGCCGCGACCTGAGACCTCCATGAGTGGAGGGAAGAGTGATCTATGTCTCTTCCCCCAGCAGCTCGGACCAgtcccagccccccagccccctttcccccaccgggggggggggggagctggggaGTTCCTGCCAAGCACCTTGAATGGGAAGGGCCTCaaagtgggcagggccagggtccagcgggggtggggggttcctgctctgcccctgcccatccccaccccatcttGCCCTCCCATCCTCTCATCTGTCCCCCCGCTGGAGATGGaagatcttttattttctattatttataacCTCAGACTTGGGCGCCCTGTTCTTTCTTCCCCATTAACTTGAGTGACCCGCGTGAGAGAAACAGATGCCCCACAAGGATGGTTGGACAAggacttttactttttattacataaaaatatttaaaaaaaattaaaaaaaataaaattttaaactaactTAACCTGCTTAGTTTCCTCTTTGGAGAATAGTGAGATGGTGGCTGTGAGTTTTATGTGGTTCCCGAGGTGGGGCAGAGTAGCAGTATAGCCCAAATATGCCTTTCTGGCTCTGTAACTGCTGCTCTGGTCACCAGTCACTCGGCTGTTTTCTCTCCTCAAAATTGGCCTCATTGTGAGGTGTGGTTtgaagttttcatttctaatgtaaGTACTTCATGAGTTACGCCTGCCTCTTTACACTAAAAAGTACAGTAGTATCTTGGACCGCTGGAAATAAGGGCCTGACTGGAGCACAGCCGGGAGGTCTTGGGTGTGGGTGAGAGCTGTGAGATGAAGCTGCTagtggaagtggggaggaggctgggttGAGCCAGGTTGAGGGGAAGCAGGAGCTAAATTAGGAAGAGAGGAGCAAAGTATGGGTTGGAGAAATAACAGGGCTCAGGAGGtggttttgttctgattttttttttttttccagacagtTTGGAATTCTTACTGTTATGTCCTGGCCTTGGTTTCTTATTGTAAAGTGAAGATTTCACACTTACAGGATAAAGAATGGGACTGGTGTTCAGTGAGAGAGAAAATTGGCTGAGACCAGGGCAGGAAGAATGAAGTTAGATATCGGGGGAGAATTCCCAGGGTATGAGTATCTGAATGAAACCTAGTGGTTTGGCAGGCATGGGGTTGGGGAAGGCAGGCAAGGTGTTCAGAGAGGTGAGTGGGAAAAGGCATTATCTGTAGCAGCTAATTGGCTGTTAAAAATGGGCAGGTTTGGGGTCCCAAGTGACGGAGCTGTTTTAGGGACCATCCGTTGGAGTTGGGAGACAGTGATGAAAAAAGCAGGAGCAGGAAAGCCTTCACTTGGGCTCTGGATGTTTGTGGTGCAGGTGGAGACAGGTTTCTAGGAGAGATGTAATTGCAGGCAGTCCTGAGTAGCCCTTTTGATAATTTATTCCTAAGAGCAGAAATCTTGAAGTTGGAAGGGAACTTAGCCTCCACCCAGTCAGGAAACCTCCTGTGAAACCTTTCAGCCTCACCTTGGACACCGAAGAGGAAAGCTCTATTGGTGGATAGTACTTTTCGTGAAGTTCCTCTGTCCTCTCGAGATTGCTTCTTGTTTGCCTTGTTCTGGAGTCACAGATCAGGCCGTTTCTCAAAACAGCTCTCAGGGACTTaacctggttgcgcagtggttaagactccaagctcccaatgcagggggcctgggttcaattcctggccaaaaaactagatcccacatgcatgccacaattaaggagcctgcctgctgcaactaagacctggtgcaaccaagtaaatatttaaaagaaacagaacaggCTCACAGGTTGGGCTTAAGACCCTCCCCTCTGAGCTGCTTGTGAGTAGGTTGTCTGTCCTGGACACATCCATTTGTCAGGATCCAGGTTTGAAAGGGTGCCCGTTAATGCCTGCTGAAAGTCACCTTTTCTGTGGGGGGTCAGCATCCTGACCAGgaatttcaagtttttaaaaatctcagcatgtttttgttttgttttgggccaTGCCTTGCGGCATGTGAATTGTTTcctggccagggactgaaccctggccctcatcagtgaaagcacggagtccttaCCACcggaccactggggaattcccccAGATCTCAGCATTTTACTCCCTGTGCATTTGAATAAACAGACCTTGTTAATTTTAAATCTCAGTAAATGTTGAAAACTTTCATGCTACAGCAGAACCCATGACACGGTGGTGATAGCCCA
The genomic region above belongs to Hippopotamus amphibius kiboko isolate mHipAmp2 chromosome 9, mHipAmp2.hap2, whole genome shotgun sequence and contains:
- the ATXN2L gene encoding ataxin-2-like protein isoform X5, which gives rise to MLKPQPPQQTSQPQQPPPTQQAVARRPPGGTSPPNGGLPGPLASTSAPPGPPAAASPCLGPAAAAGSGLRRGAEGVLAPQPPPPQQQHQERPGAPAIGSARGQSTGKGPPQSPVFEGVYNNSRMLHFLTAVVGSTCDVKVKNGTTYEGIFKTLSSKFELAVDAVHRKASEPAGGPRREDIVDTMVFKPSDVMLVHFRNVDFNYATKDKFTDSAIAMNSKVNGEHKEKVLQRWEGGDSNSDDYDLESDMSNGWDPNEMFKFNEENYGVKTTYDSSLSSYTVPLEKDNSEEFRQRELRAAQLAREIESSPQYRLRIAMENDDGRTEEEKHSAVQRQGSGRESPSLASREGKYIPLPQRVREGPRGGVRCSSSRGGRPGLSSLPPRGPHHLDNSSPGPGSETRGINGGPSRMSPKAQRPLRGAKTLSSPSSRPSGEASVPPPPAVGRMYPPRSPKSAAPAPVSASCPEPPIGSAVPTSSASIPVTSSVGDPGVGSISPASPKISLAPTDVKELPTKEPGRTLESQELSRIAGKVPGLQNEQKRFQLEELRKFGAQFKLQPSSSPETSLDPFPPRILKEEAKGKEKEVDGLLASEPMGSPVSSKTESVSDKEDKPPLPPAGGTEGSDQPPPPCPSQTGSPPMGLIKGDDKDEGPVAEQVKKSTLNPNAKEFNPTKPLLSVNKSTSTPTSPGPRTHSTPSIPVLTAGQSGLYSPQYISYIPQIHMGPAVQAPQMYPYPVSNSVPGQQGKYRGAKGSLPPQRSDQHQPASAPPMMQAAAAAGPPLVAATPYSSYIPYNPQQFPGQPAMMQPMAHYPSQPVFAPMLQSNPRMLTSGSHPQAIVSSSTPQYPSAEQPTPQALYATVHQSYPHHATQLHAHQPQPATTPTGSQPQSQHAAPSPVQHQAGQAPHLGSGQPQQNLYHPGALTGTPPSLPPGPSAQSPQSSFPQPAAVYAIHAHQQLPHGFTNMAHVTQAHVQTGITAAPPPHPGAPHPPQVMLLHPPQSHGGPPQGAVPQSGVPALSASTPSPYPYIGHPQVQSHPSQQLPFHPPGN
- the ATXN2L gene encoding ataxin-2-like protein isoform X2, translating into MLKPQPPQQTSQPQQPPPTQQAVARRPPGGTSPPNGGLPGPLASTSAPPGPPAAASPCLGPAAAAGSGLRRGAEGVLAPQPPPPQQQHQERPGAPAIGSARGQSTGKGPPQSPVFEGVYNNSRMLHFLTAVVGSTCDVKVKNGTTYEGIFKTLSSKFELAVDAVHRKASEPAGGPRREDIVDTMVFKPSDVMLVHFRNVDFNYATKDKFTDSAIAMNSKVNGEHKEKVLQRWEGGDSNSDDYDLESDMSNGWDPNEMFKFNEENYGVKTTYDSSLSSYTVPLEKDNSEEFRQRELRAAQLAREIESSPQYRLRIAMENDDGRTEEEKHSAVQRQGSGRESPSLASREGKYIPLPQRVREGPRGGVRCSSSRGGRPGLSSLPPRGPHHLDNSSPGPGSETRGINGGPSRMSPKAQRPLRGAKTLSSPSSRPSGEASVPPPPAVGRMYPPRSPKSAAPAPVSASCPEPPIGSAVPTSSASIPVTSSVGDPGVGSISPASPKISLAPTDVKELPTKEPGRTLESQELSRIAGKVPGLQNEQKRFQLEELRKFGAQFKLQPSSSPETSLDPFPPRILKEEAKGKEKEVDGLLASEPMGSPVSSKTESVSDKEDKPPLPPAGGTEGSDQPPPPCPSQTGSPPMGLIKGDDKDEGPVAEQVKKSTLNPNAKEFNPTKPLLSVNKSTSTPTSPGPRTHSTPSIPVLTAGQSGLYSPQYISYIPQIHMGPAVQAPQMYPYPVSNSVPGQQGKYRGAKGSLPPQRSDQHQPASAPPMMQAAAAAGPPLVAATPYSSYIPYNPQQFPGQPAMMQPMAHYPSQPVFAPMLQSNPRMLTSGSHPQAIVSSSTPQYPSAEQPTPQALYATVHQSYPHHATQLHAHQPQPATTPTGSQPQSQHAAPSPVQHQAGQAPHLGSGQPQQNLYHPGALTGTPPSLPPGPSAQSPQSSFPQPAAVYAIHAHQQLPHGFTNMAHVTQAHVQTGITAAPPPHPGAPHPPQVMLLHPPQSHGGPPQGAVPQSGVPALSASTPSPYPYIGHPQGEQPGQAPGFPGGADDRIREFSLAGGIWHGRSDGLQVGQDARVLGGE
- the ATXN2L gene encoding ataxin-2-like protein isoform X9; its protein translation is MLHFLTAVVGSTCDVKVKNGTTYEGIFKTLSSKFELAVDAVHRKASEPAGGPRREDIVDTMVFKPSDVMLVHFRNVDFNYATKDKFTDSAIAMNSKVNGEHKEKVLQRWEGGDSNSDDYDLESDMSNGWDPNEMFKFNEENYGVKTTYDSSLSSYTVPLEKDNSEEFRQRELRAAQLAREIESSPQYRLRIAMENDDGRTEEEKHSAVQRQGSGRESPSLASREGKYIPLPQRVREGPRGGVRCSSSRGGRPGLSSLPPRGPHHLDNSSPGPGSETRGINGGPSRMSPKAQRPLRGAKTLSSPSSRPSGEASVPPPPAVGRMYPPRSPKSAAPAPVSASCPEPPIGSAVPTSSASIPVTSSVGDPGVGSISPASPKISLAPTDVKELPTKEPGRTLESQELSRIAGKVPGLQNEQKRFQLEELRKFGAQFKLQPSSSPETSLDPFPPRILKEEAKGKEKEVDGLLASEPMGSPVSSKTESVSDKEDKPPLPPAGGTEGSDQPPPPCPSQTGSPPMGLIKGDDKDEGPVAEQVKKSTLNPNAKEFNPTKPLLSVNKSTSTPTSPGPRTHSTPSIPVLTAGQSGLYSPQYISYIPQIHMGPAVQAPQMYPYPVSNSVPGQQGKYRGAKGSLPPQRSDQHQPASAPPMMQAAAAAGPPLVAATPYSSYIPYNPQQFPGQPAMMQPMAHYPSQPVFAPMLQSNPRMLTSGSHPQAIVSSSTPQYPSAEQPTPQALYATVHQSYPHHATQLHAHQPQPATTPTGSQPQSQHAAPSPVQHQAGQAPHLGSGQPQQNLYHPGALTGTPPSLPPGPSAQSPQSSFPQPAAVYAIHAHQQLPHGFTNMAHVTQAHVQTGITAAPPPHPGAPHPPQVMLLHPPQSHGGPPQGAVPQSGVPALSASTPSPYPYIGHPQVCRVGRSHSRRRQGLAPGSVLCFPPSSLSCDPAAPLPTASPALSDPDCLLT